Within the Staphylococcus warneri genome, the region GTTGGCTTATCTGGGGCAGGTAAATCAACATTACTAAGATCAGTCAATCGTCTCCATGATATTACATCTGGTGAGATTTTCATTCAAGGCCAATCGATAACGAAAGCACGAGGCAAAGAATTACTCGAAATGCGCCGTAACATTGGTATGATTTTCCAACATTTTAATTTAGTTAAACGTTCTAGTGTTTTGAGAAATGTATTAAGTGGGAGAGTGGGATATCATCCGACTTGGAAAATGGTACTTGGGTTATTTCCTAAAGAAGATAAAATTAAAGCAATGCATGCACTAGAACGCGTAAATATTTTAGATAAGTATGATCAACGTTCGGATGAACTTTCAGGCGGACAACAACAGCGTATTTCAATTGCACGTGCATTATGCCAAGAGTCTGAAATCATATTGGCAGATGAACCTGTAGCATCGTTAGACCCATTAACAACGAAACAGGTTATGGATGATT harbors:
- the phnC gene encoding phosphonate ABC transporter ATP-binding protein, whose product is MSQIEFKDVSKVYPNGHVGLKNINLEIEKGEFAVIVGLSGAGKSTLLRSVNRLHDITSGEIFIQGQSITKARGKELLEMRRNIGMIFQHFNLVKRSSVLRNVLSGRVGYHPTWKMVLGLFPKEDKIKAMHALERVNILDKYDQRSDELSGGQQQRISIARALCQESEIILADEPVASLDPLTTKQVMDDLKNINQELGITILINLHFVDLAREYGTRIIGLRDGEVVYDGPASEATDDVFSDIYGRSISEDEKLGVN